From a region of the Arachis ipaensis cultivar K30076 chromosome B09, Araip1.1, whole genome shotgun sequence genome:
- the LOC110266666 gene encoding ubiquitin carboxyl-terminal hydrolase 3-like: protein MATLDERPSAKRWLPLEANPDVINRFLWGLGLPPDEAESCDVYDLDDDLLQMVPSPVLAVLFLYPLTSKTEEESLQQEKNKKGKIAIKCIL from the exons ATGGCTACCTTGGACGAAAGACCCTCTGCCAAGAGGTGGCTTCCTCTTGAAGCTAATCCTGACGTGATCAATCGG TTCCTATGGGGTCTTGGGCTTCCACCAGACGAAGCTGAATCCTGCGATGTTTATGACTTAGACGATGACCTTCTTCAAATGGTTCCAAGCCCTGTTCTTGCCGTCCTTTTCCTTTATCCACTCACCTCTAAG ACCGAAGAAGAGAGTTTGCaacaggaaaaaaataaaaaagg GAAAATAGCAATAAAGTGTATTTTATGA